From the genome of Brassica oleracea var. oleracea cultivar TO1000 chromosome C4, BOL, whole genome shotgun sequence:
TTTTATTTGTGGAAGGTATTTGGGCCCAAGGTTGGCGAGGAACTAATTTGTTGATTTTTTTACAAACCTCTAAAGGCTTCAATTTCCATGTAAAGTCTCTTAAATATATTCAGAAATTATTAGAAGGAATTATTTTCTTATCTATTAAAAAGACAAAATATAATAAGTTCTATATACATTTTTATTTTAAATTCATAACAGTTCGTAAAATATTGTTTTCTGAGCTTTTGGTGATTGTTAATTTGTTGAGGAAAACTTTTACTTGTTTACATTAGTATTGAATTATTTACAATTTAAAATTTTGAATGTAATTGTTTAGAATTAAAACTCTAATGTGAAGTGTGAATGTATATAATTTTATTTGAAAATGCCTCCAAGAGATATCCACTTATACAAAATCAAGTTTCCAACCACCTACAGTAACCTGACTACAATATTCTAAATTTATACAGCTAAGAATTTTTTCCTTTTTGTTTTTTTTTTCGCTTGGTCAAACATACATCTAAGATCTGCTACGTGATCTCTGACAATTTGAAAAATGAAAAAAAACAAGAAGATATATCCTGTAATCATTATCATATATGATACTCAGATCACTATCTTATGATTACAATATAATAAAAAAAGTAAAAATATATATTTGGTATACACCCAAAAGCAAGCTATTACATGTAACTAGTCACATATACATATAATCCTAACCATCCACCAATAAAAGCGAAAAAGGAAAAGAAATTACGAAAACGATATGCAGTCGGCTATATATATAACCAAAGACTAAATTTAAATTTTGTTCTTTGTTTTGGTTCAGTAGTATAAAAAAACTATATACTAATGTATAAATAACCTTTATTGGTTTCTCCTGGGTTTAAGCAACGAAGTCAGGCAATAACTGAGCCACATATCGCTTCTGGTTCTGAATGTTCATCGCACTGTAAGCAGCGGCTGATGAATGCACTGTTGCAGCCGAGATGTTGGCGGCTCCATACTCCTCTGTCTCTCCTATTTTCACTCTTCGCCCTATCGGGATCCCATGATGGGTCTGCATGAAACCCTGATGACGCGTGGACGACAAGCTATCACAGTGAGGTAAACCTAACGTGAGTGACACGCCATTGTTGTTTCCTGAGTACCTTTGCGCTAAGAGCTCCTGGTCCGAGACAGCTACATCGAATCTTGACATCTCATCCATTTGGTATTGTCCGAAATTCCCCATGAAAGGGTATCCACCGTCTGATCTTATCTCTTGCCGTTCTTCTAGAATTTTCATTGTGAGCTTCTCGTTCGAGGTGAAATCTACATTAGGCTGCATCATTGTCTCTTCGTTTGTTCTTAGCCTTTTGGGGCTTCCTTGCATTCCGGTGACGCCTTCTAATTCACCGTTTTGATTGGGATTCAGATGGTAATTATCGACGCCTCGTCCTCCCATGGGGCTCTTCTCTTGGTTACTCGCTGATTTAGAAGCAGAATCTTCGTTGTTTTGATCCAAATTAGGTGTCTTCTCCATGGATCCCATGTTCTTTCCCTGCTCCTTCATCTCCTCTACGTACATCTCTTCCACCATCGGTTTCCATAGCCGAACTCTCGCGTTTATAAACCAGTTTGACACCTATAAGAAACAAAATAAACCCACATATATTTTTCGTCCTGCTCAAAGTGATTACGAAAAGTGCATTTAGTAAGGTAAATTTTTAAAAATAAAAAGAAATGTCATGTTTTGAGATTATATATAAATATGAGTTTAAGAGATTGTAATTATTTATTCACATAATACAAACCCTAAAACATATATTTGCCTCAATTGTGTTTTTAAATTCTTAAGTGTTTGTTTCGACTTTGTTCGCAACAATATGTTTCTTAAATTAACACAATAATAACACAAAAATCATTTGCACCGTACGTACCTGGCTCCGAGTGAGTCCGGTTTGCTTGGCTAGCATGTGCTTGTCCGAATCCTTAGGGTATCTAATGAAACAAAGACAAGACTTAGTTTGTTCTCAAGTGAAAAGTAATGGATATTTATAGATGTGTGGGTTACTAACGGGTGAAGAAAGTGTTCGAAGAGCCAAGCACGGAGAACTGAGACGGCTCGTTCGGGGAGACCACGTTGTGGTCTCCAAGCATTATTGGAAGGATGATGTTGAATCATTCCAAGTTGCTGAAGAGCTCTTTGTTGTCTCAATTGATGGTCTACGAACTTGAGCCTCCCAACACCAGAGACAGAATCTTCCTCCCCAAGGCTGTTGTTGGCCGCTTTTATCTGACCAGCGATCGCTTCTTTCAAGGACCGGAACTGTCTTGATATGGTCTTCAATGCGAGCGACGTGTATGACTTTGCAGAACCTATTCCTGCCGCTTGCTCGAACGACGAGATCACCATCTGCATCTGTTGGTGATACTGTCTGTATCTCTGCTCCACCTTTTCATTTCACAAACAATAACGTCATTATGAATTATGATAACTGATATAATTGATAGTCTATATGTTATCTACAAAAAATTGAAAAAGAGAATTTATACTTGTAAATCTATGTGACTAGAGCATTATTATCCAGGGTTTCTTAGGGCAGATTTTTTAGGGGAATATAAGAATTATTTAAGAACCGGTTTTTAGTTTTTTAGTTAAAAGTTAAGAGACGAGTTCTTATATTCCGCTAAGAACTCAATACTAAGAACCTCCGATAATCATGCTCTCTGATTCATTTAGAAGAGAGGAACCCTGAATAAGATTGTTGATTGGAGAAATCAGAAGAGCACAAAAATAATATTTATATAATTATATGGAGTGAAAATGACAGAAAATATCAACTATAGCTTTTTTGAAGTTCACTTCATGTGTGATAAAGAGAGGATTCAGTATAGGTAGCTAGGTTATATATAATACGTATATGGAGTGTCTTTGTTGTTACGTACCTCGTGAAGCATACTACTCAGCTTTGCTTTCTTCATCTGTATTTCCTGCCTTTCCACCGTTCCTAGCTCCACCTTGTTTTTCTCGGAAGCTTCTCCACCACCGGAAGATTCTCCGACAGCTTTATTATCAGTTTCATTAGTCCCTTTCTTCGATGAGAATAGTTGAGATCTAGTGTTGATGTCATTAGAATCAGCTTTGACTACTTCGTCCAGAAGCTCTTGCGCTGCCTCCAAGTACTTGGAGCTCACGAGAGTGGCTATTCCGGTAGAGCCCGAACCGACCCGCATATTCTGTCCGGGTCCTGGCCCAAGCCCTACGTGATGGAAAGTCTGGTGTTGGTTTTGATGTTGTTGCTGCTGCTGTTGAGACGAGAGAGTCAAGAAGAGTCCTTGGTGCGCGCGTGGAGTCTCACACGCGGCTTGTTGGTGAGAGGAATCCACTTGGTGGCTGCTGTAGTGACTGTACTTTACGCGCGGAGGGTATCCTTGAAGTACAGAAATGCTGTCGGCGGATGTAATGGAAGCAGCTTCATGCCCGGAGAGTGGAATTCCGATAAACTGCTGGCTAGCGTTTTGCGGCGGCGCGTGGGAGTTGAGGAAAACAAAGCTGTTGTTGTTGTTTGTGTTGTTGCTATTGTTGTTGTTGTTGTTTGAGTCGTCGTCTTGTTGAGTGTATTGAACGTAGGTCGTTGGATTCATGAGGATCAACGTCTGTAAACTACCGTCGGATCCAGCCGAGATCTCTGGTGGGTTCCCGTGGAAGTAAGCAGCCATCTAGTTAGTTTATACTTGTTATTTACGAGTGAAACGTTAGCTGTTGATCTTCTTTCACTAAGATGATTAATCATAGAAACAAACAAAAAGAAGAGAAACCAAAAAACACTATAAGCTCATATAGATCCGTATATATATAAAGTTGAAAGAAATATAGAATTGTTTATCGCATCAAGAAGAAGCAGAAGAGAGGAGATCGAAGGATATAGAAATTAAGACATACTCATGATTGAAAATAAAATAATAAAATAATAGATTTAAGAGGGAAACTGAAAGAAAAATAAAGTATTATTATATAAAAAATAAAAGAAAGAGGAAGAACCTGGATTGATAGAGATCTGAGGATGCACGTGTTTCATAATCATCTCAAGCTGCAAAAGGAAACTTACATAAGAGAATTTTTTCTATCAAAGAGAAAGAGAGGGAGAGAGACAGACTCTCTCGGACAGGAATATACATACCTATGTTTGTGGAGATGTGTGTCTGATTGCTATGTGAGTTTGGCCTCTGTGTCAGACTCAAAGATCTCTGCAACTCTTTTCTCTCTCAAAGGGGAAATATAAAATACAATTTAAAAGCTGACAAATTATTATATAACAGATGAATATAATAATATATTTAAAGAGATATAGAGAGGATAAAAGAAAAGAAGAGATAAAAGATACCCATCTTTTCCTTCACTCATTAATCTTCCCACAGTCTTTAGATTTAGTACGCCACCATGATCCCTCACTTTCTTTCGATTTTCATTTTTTATTTTTTTGTTTGCATTATGGTCGGAATATCTTGTAACCGAAGCAGATTTTTTTAAGACATGATCTCGTTATGTAAATTTATATTGTAGACTTTGTAGTATAGCCAGAATTTGAATTTACATTCATATTGATATTGATACTTGTAACCACAGAATTAAACTTTTGTTGGTGTTTATGATTTTACGTTCACCACCGACTAATATTATGTTATGTTTGTGTTTAATAAACTAAACTAGATTTTGATCAGCGCGGGTTTGTTTTCGAAGTTAAATATTTTTTTTAAATGAATTTTTATATAAGATATTGTATAGGTTAGAACATATTTTTTGGAATCGCGAACCGAACAGTATCAAACTGAAAAAAACTGAAACCAAAATTGAATTGAATGTCATAAATAACTTAGTAGATCATATATCTCTGGAACCAAAAAATTGAAATTGAATCTAGAATCAAATGGGTACCTTAATTTATAAAACTCTGATAAAACCCAAAACCCCGCCATTAACCCGTGAACCAACATCG
Proteins encoded in this window:
- the LOC106342326 gene encoding BEL1-like homeodomain protein 1 isoform X2; protein product: MAAYFHGNPPEISAGSDGSLQTLILMNPTTYVQYTQQDDDSNNNNNNSNNTNNNNSFVFLNSHAPPQNASQQFIGIPLSGHEAASITSADSISVLQGYPPRVKYSHYSSHQVDSSHQQAACETPRAHQGLFLTLSSQQQQQQHQNQHQTFHHVGLGPGPGQNMRVGSGSTGIATLVSSKYLEAAQELLDEVVKADSNDINTRSQLFSSKKGTNETDNKAVGESSGGGEASEKNKVELGTVERQEIQMKKAKLSSMLHEVEQRYRQYHQQMQMVISSFEQAAGIGSAKSYTSLALKTISRQFRSLKEAIAGQIKAANNSLGEEDSVSGVGRLKFVDHQLRQQRALQQLGMIQHHPSNNAWRPQRGLPERAVSVLRAWLFEHFLHPYPKDSDKHMLAKQTGLTRSQVSNWFINARVRLWKPMVEEMYVEEMKEQGKNMGSMEKTPNLDQNNEDSASKSASNQEKSPMGGRGVDNYHLNPNQNGELEGVTGMQGSPKRLRTNEETMMQPNVDFTSNEKLTMKILEERQEIRSDGGYPFMGNFGQYQMDEMSRFDVAVSDQELLAQRYSGNNNGVSLTLGLPHCDSLSSTRHQGFMQTHHGIPIGRRVKIGETEEYGAANISAATVHSSAAAYSAMNIQNQKRYVAQLLPDFVA
- the LOC106342326 gene encoding BEL1-like homeodomain protein 1 isoform X1; the protein is MIMKHVHPQISINPEISAGSDGSLQTLILMNPTTYVQYTQQDDDSNNNNNNSNNTNNNNSFVFLNSHAPPQNASQQFIGIPLSGHEAASITSADSISVLQGYPPRVKYSHYSSHQVDSSHQQAACETPRAHQGLFLTLSSQQQQQQHQNQHQTFHHVGLGPGPGQNMRVGSGSTGIATLVSSKYLEAAQELLDEVVKADSNDINTRSQLFSSKKGTNETDNKAVGESSGGGEASEKNKVELGTVERQEIQMKKAKLSSMLHEVEQRYRQYHQQMQMVISSFEQAAGIGSAKSYTSLALKTISRQFRSLKEAIAGQIKAANNSLGEEDSVSGVGRLKFVDHQLRQQRALQQLGMIQHHPSNNAWRPQRGLPERAVSVLRAWLFEHFLHPYPKDSDKHMLAKQTGLTRSQVSNWFINARVRLWKPMVEEMYVEEMKEQGKNMGSMEKTPNLDQNNEDSASKSASNQEKSPMGGRGVDNYHLNPNQNGELEGVTGMQGSPKRLRTNEETMMQPNVDFTSNEKLTMKILEERQEIRSDGGYPFMGNFGQYQMDEMSRFDVAVSDQELLAQRYSGNNNGVSLTLGLPHCDSLSSTRHQGFMQTHHGIPIGRRVKIGETEEYGAANISAATVHSSAAAYSAMNIQNQKRYVAQLLPDFVA